One segment of Acetoanaerobium noterae DNA contains the following:
- a CDS encoding CoA transferase subunit A produces MTANKIKTLKEAVNLIEDKMTIAIGGNVLHRAPMAFVREIVRSKKRDLRIVKTAGAHDVDLLCGSDCVSIVDAGFISYETEFGLANHYRKAVETGKIKANEHACYTVMCALRAAKAGLNFMPVKGLVHSDLIAENDYFRKITDPFSGESVTVVKSINPDVAVIHVHECDKEGNAVIYGPKFDDELISLSAKRVILTTEKLVNKSKFSKQMQNIAIPGFLVDSIVVIPKGASPCSCPGLYDIDEKILKDFTSNCSKEHIEKYLAYYEAKDSVKGAFYSV; encoded by the coding sequence ATGACAGCAAATAAAATTAAAACCTTGAAAGAGGCAGTAAATTTAATTGAAGATAAGATGACGATAGCAATAGGAGGCAACGTGCTTCACAGAGCTCCGATGGCTTTTGTTAGAGAGATAGTTAGAAGCAAAAAAAGAGACTTAAGAATAGTAAAAACAGCAGGAGCCCATGATGTGGATTTACTTTGTGGCTCTGATTGCGTGAGTATAGTTGATGCAGGCTTTATAAGCTATGAAACTGAGTTTGGACTTGCTAATCATTATAGAAAAGCTGTGGAAACTGGAAAAATAAAAGCCAATGAACATGCTTGCTATACTGTTATGTGCGCTCTTAGAGCTGCTAAAGCAGGACTTAACTTCATGCCAGTAAAAGGATTAGTTCATAGTGATTTAATTGCGGAAAACGATTATTTTAGAAAAATAACAGATCCTTTTAGTGGTGAAAGCGTGACTGTAGTAAAAAGTATAAATCCAGATGTTGCAGTTATTCATGTTCATGAATGCGACAAGGAAGGAAATGCTGTTATTTATGGTCCTAAATTCGATGACGAATTAATATCTCTTTCAGCAAAAAGAGTAATTTTGACAACAGAGAAGCTTGTTAATAAAAGCAAATTTTCTAAGCAAATGCAAAATATAGCTATACCTGGTTTTCTCGTAGATTCTATAGTTGTTATTCCAAAAGGAGCATCACCATGTAGCTGTCCTGGACTATATGACATAGACGAAAAGATTCTAAAGGACTTTACAAGTAATTGTTCTAAAGAGCATATAGAAAAATATTTAGCATATTATGAAGCTAAAGATTCTGTAAAGGGGGCGTTTTATAGTGTATAG
- a CDS encoding CoA-disulfide reductase, whose amino-acid sequence MKLIVIGGVAAGMSAASKLKRLDPQAQVVVYEKGSFLSYGACGLPYYVSGVNDDYKKMIIRTQEDFEKAGISTFTNHEVIKVDPQNKTIMVRDLISKSMFIDKYDKLMISTGAHPIVPNFKGKDLSGVFVLKTLEDGIKLREAASKSEVRNVVIVGGGYIGIELAEAMVELEKNVKVLEKSERILTSFDKEISEIAEKTLKNHEVELLLDEELEIIKGTETVTGIKTSKGDYDADMVILSIGVKPSTDFLKGSGIDLAKNGAVIIDREMRTSVSDIYSAGDCAEVYHMVKEENSYIPLGTTANKCGKIVGNNLSGQHQKFIGALGSAAIKIMDMEMARTGIGESEAKAMKLDYDTVFVKDYNHPPYYPNREALYIKLIYEKRTHRILGAQIAGKQGAVLRVDMFAIAIQAKMTAEDIGMADLCYAPPFSGVWDAVNIAANAVK is encoded by the coding sequence ATGAAACTTATAGTTATAGGTGGTGTAGCTGCAGGAATGTCTGCTGCATCAAAGCTAAAAAGATTAGATCCCCAAGCTCAGGTTGTAGTTTATGAAAAAGGAAGTTTTTTATCTTATGGAGCCTGTGGTCTTCCCTATTATGTTTCAGGAGTCAATGACGACTACAAAAAAATGATAATAAGAACTCAGGAAGATTTTGAAAAAGCTGGAATTAGTACATTTACAAATCATGAAGTAATAAAAGTAGACCCTCAAAACAAAACTATAATGGTAAGAGATTTAATCTCAAAAAGCATGTTTATAGATAAATACGACAAGCTCATGATTTCTACGGGAGCTCATCCTATAGTTCCAAACTTTAAGGGAAAGGATTTATCTGGAGTATTTGTACTCAAAACCTTAGAAGACGGAATAAAGCTAAGAGAAGCAGCTTCAAAAAGCGAAGTGAGAAATGTAGTCATAGTAGGCGGAGGCTATATTGGAATAGAACTGGCTGAAGCGATGGTAGAGCTTGAAAAGAATGTAAAAGTGCTTGAAAAAAGTGAGAGAATTCTAACCTCTTTTGATAAAGAAATTTCTGAAATTGCAGAAAAAACTCTAAAAAATCATGAAGTAGAGCTCTTGCTAGATGAAGAGCTTGAAATTATAAAAGGCACAGAAACTGTAACTGGAATAAAAACATCTAAAGGTGACTACGATGCAGATATGGTGATTTTATCAATAGGAGTAAAGCCATCTACAGACTTTCTAAAAGGCTCAGGTATTGATTTAGCTAAAAATGGTGCAGTAATTATCGATAGAGAGATGAGAACAAGCGTAAGTGACATCTACTCTGCTGGGGACTGTGCGGAGGTTTACCATATGGTAAAAGAAGAAAATTCCTATATTCCACTGGGAACTACAGCAAACAAATGCGGTAAAATTGTAGGAAATAATTTATCTGGTCAGCATCAGAAATTTATTGGAGCTTTAGGTTCAGCAGCTATCAAAATAATGGATATGGAGATGGCAAGAACAGGTATAGGAGAAAGCGAAGCAAAGGCTATGAAGCTTGATTATGATACGGTTTTTGTAAAAGACTATAACCATCCTCCATACTATCCAAATAGAGAAGCATTATATATTAAGCTGATATATGAAAAGCGAACTCATAGGATACTTGGAGCTCAGATTGCAGGAAAGCAAGGAGCTGTTCTTAGAGTGGATATGTTTGCTATAGCTATCCAAGCAAAAATGACAGCAGAAGATATAGGGATGGCTGATTTATGCTATGCACCACCATTTTCTGGTGTATGGGATGCTGTAAATATAGCGGCAAATGCTGTAAAGTAG
- a CDS encoding ABC transporter substrate-binding protein: MMENLVKVLAVADPAVNVYVKSEYSILNKFKATHGIDVEFDIIPFENYYEKLMKAFAGELDYDIVMVAGHLWLKDFVAKDYLAQLTEPSDKAYDEMDITEVVRDEMKIDGKKYLYPSFCDGHIMLYRKSMIEPVYGKINKKSITTDEYLDIARKYYKETSKPSVAMKAHESEIFLDILPFIRNEGIEPFDENTHMPQLDDIGCLNALNKYLELKSYAVSGTENFANDEVRKAFQNKEVPMTITWGGQLGMVMDENCIDKEDVGFLALNTSWNVTWSFGVSKASSRKDKAIKLLEYLTSKEVDKYVGSYAGSPVRKSTYEADKDNYPWYEIHYDLVTKYAKPLPKMLNAGKLMEPIYKGVYSVFTDKALPASALKNMHNQVMKLKMEESK; this comes from the coding sequence ATGATGGAAAATTTAGTGAAGGTATTGGCTGTTGCTGATCCAGCAGTAAATGTATACGTGAAATCAGAATATTCGATTCTAAATAAGTTTAAGGCCACTCATGGAATTGATGTAGAATTTGACATTATTCCTTTTGAAAACTATTATGAAAAGCTCATGAAAGCATTTGCTGGCGAGCTGGATTATGACATAGTTATGGTGGCTGGACATCTATGGCTTAAGGATTTTGTTGCAAAGGACTATTTAGCTCAGCTAACAGAGCCCTCAGATAAAGCTTATGACGAAATGGATATAACTGAGGTTGTAAGAGATGAAATGAAGATAGATGGGAAAAAATATCTTTATCCTTCATTTTGCGATGGACATATAATGCTATATAGAAAGTCTATGATAGAGCCTGTATATGGAAAAATAAATAAAAAATCCATAACTACAGATGAATATCTAGATATAGCAAGAAAATACTATAAGGAAACTTCAAAGCCTTCAGTGGCTATGAAAGCTCATGAATCTGAGATATTTTTAGATATTCTTCCTTTTATAAGAAACGAAGGAATTGAACCGTTTGATGAAAATACTCATATGCCACAGCTAGATGATATAGGTTGTCTTAACGCACTAAATAAATATTTAGAACTTAAATCCTACGCAGTGTCAGGGACAGAAAATTTTGCAAATGATGAAGTAAGAAAAGCATTTCAAAATAAAGAAGTCCCTATGACAATCACCTGGGGAGGACAACTGGGTATGGTTATGGATGAAAACTGTATAGATAAAGAAGATGTTGGATTCTTAGCCCTAAATACTAGCTGGAACGTAACCTGGAGCTTTGGAGTATCAAAAGCTTCATCTAGAAAAGACAAAGCAATAAAACTACTTGAATATCTTACTAGTAAAGAAGTTGATAAGTATGTTGGAAGCTATGCAGGCTCTCCTGTTAGGAAATCAACATATGAAGCAGATAAAGATAATTATCCTTGGTATGAAATTCATTATGATTTGGTAACTAAATATGCAAAGCCTTTGCCAAAGATGCTAAATGCTGGAAAGCTCATGGAACCTATATACAAAGGAGTATATAGTGTGTTTACAGATAAAGCTTTGCCTGCGAGTGCTTTAAAGAATATGCATAATCAAGTTATGAAGCTGAAAATGGAGGAATCTAAATGA
- a CDS encoding EutN/CcmL family microcompartment protein: MLLGKVKGNIISTRKHERLVGYKLLIVEPYYGNKKDTLIAADRLGAGLGELVLLSQGSPALKALDNDAPIDAVVVGIVDSEPDKG; this comes from the coding sequence ATGTTACTTGGTAAAGTAAAAGGAAATATAATTTCTACCAGAAAGCATGAAAGGCTTGTCGGATATAAACTACTGATTGTAGAGCCTTATTACGGAAATAAAAAAGATACACTAATTGCGGCAGATAGACTAGGAGCGGGACTTGGAGAGTTAGTTCTTTTAAGTCAAGGAAGCCCAGCGCTTAAAGCTCTTGACAACGATGCACCTATAGATGCCGTAGTGGTTGGAATTGTAGATTCAGAGCCGGACAAAGGGTGA